The following nucleotide sequence is from Agromyces sp. SYSU T00194.
CCACGGCGCCGTCGCCACCGAGCTCGAGGACCACGTGCTTGCTGCCGGCCCGCGCCCGCATGTCCCAGCCGACCCGTGCGGAGCCGGTGAACGACAGCAGCGCGAACCTCGGGTCGGTCACCATCGCATCGGCGACCGCGACGTCCATCGGCAGCACGCTCACCGCGCCCGCGGGCAGCCCGGCGTCGTCGATCACCTCGGCCAGCATCAGCAACGTGCCGGCGACCCGGGTGTCGGGCTTCAGCACGATGCTGTCACCGGCCGCGATCGCGGGCGCGAGCTTGTGCGCCGACAGCGACAGCGGCACGTTGAACGGGCTGATGCCCGCGACGGGCCCGAGCGGCATCCGCCGGGTGATCGCCCACTTCCCGCGCGCGCTCGGGATGACGTCGAGCGGGAGCACCTCGCCCTGGATCCGCACGGCCTCCTCGGCCGCATGCCGGAACGCGAACACGGTGCGGTCGACCTCGACGAGCGAGTCGGCCAGGGGCTTCCCAGCCTCGCGCGCGAGCATCCGTCCGAACTCCTCGCGGCGGTCGCGCAGTCCGTCGGCGATGCGATGCAGCGCATCCGACCGCTCGTACGACGCCATGCGCCGCGTCTGCTCGAACGCGGCGACCGCCGCCGCCGTCGCCCGGTCGAGCTGCTCGGCGGTCGCGAGGTGCACCGCGCCGATCTCCGCGCCGCTGCCCGGCTCGCGGGAGACGACCGTCTGCTCGGACGTCTCCCACTCGCCGGCGAGGTACACGGGGCGGGCCTGGGTCACTGCTGCTCCATCTGCCCGTGCGCGCCGTAGCTCTTCGACCAGGTGTCGGGGTATGCGCGGTCGAGGCCGCGGGTGAAGTAGGTCGGCACGTCGGGGTCGGTGTCGACGTCGACGACGAAGGGCCTGCCGCTGGCGAACGCCGCGTCGAAGGCGGCGGGGAGCTGGTCGGCGCTGGTCACCTTGATGCCGTCGCCGCCGAAGGCGCGCGCCATGGCCACGAAGTCGGGGTTGTACGGCTCGCCGTCGGGCGTGCGGAAGAAGATCCAGGGGTGGTTGCGCCCGAACTGCTTCTCGGCGCCCTTCTTCTCGATGCCGAGTTCGTG
It contains:
- a CDS encoding aldehyde dehydrogenase family protein; this encodes MTQARPVYLAGEWETSEQTVVSREPGSGAEIGAVHLATAEQLDRATAAAVAAFEQTRRMASYERSDALHRIADGLRDRREEFGRMLAREAGKPLADSLVEVDRTVFAFRHAAEEAVRIQGEVLPLDVIPSARGKWAITRRMPLGPVAGISPFNVPLSLSAHKLAPAIAAGDSIVLKPDTRVAGTLLMLAEVIDDAGLPAGAVSVLPMDVAVADAMVTDPRFALLSFTGSARVGWDMRARAGSKHVVLELGGDGAVVVAPDADLDRVMGRLLVGGFKYAGQICISVQRVLVHASRIDELRERLVEGARGLRVGDPLEDGVDLGPMISEDAAMRAVGLVEEAVASGADLLTGGTRDRAYVRPAVLEHVPPTVRLAREEAFAPIVTLESFERMQEAWDAVNASAYGLQAGVFTDDLPTIWEAFEELRVGGVIVNDVPTFRVDHMPYGGMKESGVGREGIRYAIEHMTELRTLVVNTDRPAR